The Klebsiella sp. RHBSTW-00484 genome includes a window with the following:
- the degP gene encoding serine endoprotease DegP, with amino-acid sequence MKKTTLAMSALALSLGLALSPLSASAAETASSATNAQQMPSLAPMLEKVMPSVVSINVEGSTTVNTPRMPRNFQQFFGDNSPFCQDGSPFQSSPFCQGGGQGGAPGSNGGQQQKFMALGSGVIIDAAKGYVVTNNHVVDNATTIKVQLSDGRKFEAKVVGKDPRSDIALIQIQDPKNLSAIKLADSDTLRVGDYTVAIGNPFGLGETVTSGIVSALGRSGLNVENYENFIQTDAAINRGNSGGALVNLNGELIGINTAILAPDGGNIGIGFAIPSNMVKNLTEQMVKFGQVKRGELGIMGTELNSELAKAMKVDAQRGAFVSQVMPGSAAGKAGIKAGDVITTLNGKPISSFAALRAQVGTMPIGSKIELGLLRDGKPVTVTVELQQSNQTQVDSSTIFNGIEGAEMSNKGQDKGVTVSNVKAGTPAAQIGLKKGDIIVGANQQPVKNIADLRKIFDAKPSVLALNIQRGDTSIYLLMQ; translated from the coding sequence ATGAAAAAAACCACGTTAGCAATGAGTGCTCTGGCTCTTAGTTTAGGTCTGGCGTTGTCCCCTCTCTCTGCGAGCGCGGCGGAAACAGCTTCTTCGGCTACTAATGCACAGCAGATGCCGAGTCTGGCTCCTATGCTGGAAAAGGTGATGCCGTCTGTCGTGAGCATCAACGTTGAGGGGAGCACCACCGTTAATACCCCGCGGATGCCGCGTAACTTCCAGCAGTTCTTTGGTGATAATTCACCGTTCTGCCAGGACGGTTCACCGTTCCAAAGCTCTCCGTTCTGTCAGGGCGGCGGGCAGGGTGGCGCTCCGGGTAGCAATGGCGGCCAGCAGCAGAAATTTATGGCCCTCGGTTCTGGGGTGATCATTGATGCCGCTAAAGGTTATGTCGTCACCAACAACCACGTCGTGGATAACGCGACAACGATCAAAGTTCAACTGAGCGATGGCCGTAAGTTTGAGGCAAAAGTGGTCGGTAAAGATCCGCGTTCTGATATCGCGCTGATTCAAATTCAGGATCCGAAAAACCTGAGCGCAATCAAGCTGGCGGACTCTGATACTCTGCGCGTCGGTGATTACACCGTGGCGATTGGTAACCCGTTTGGTCTCGGTGAAACCGTGACTTCCGGGATTGTTTCCGCGTTGGGCCGCAGCGGCCTGAACGTTGAAAATTACGAGAACTTTATCCAGACCGATGCGGCGATTAACCGCGGTAACTCCGGCGGCGCGCTGGTTAACCTGAACGGCGAGCTGATCGGTATCAACACCGCGATCCTGGCACCGGACGGCGGTAATATCGGTATCGGCTTTGCGATCCCGAGCAACATGGTGAAAAACTTGACCGAGCAGATGGTGAAGTTTGGCCAGGTTAAGCGCGGTGAGCTGGGCATCATGGGAACCGAGCTGAACTCCGAACTGGCGAAAGCGATGAAAGTCGACGCTCAGCGCGGGGCTTTCGTCAGCCAGGTTATGCCGGGTTCTGCGGCGGGTAAAGCAGGTATTAAAGCCGGTGACGTGATCACCACGCTGAACGGTAAGCCAATCAGCAGCTTTGCCGCACTGCGTGCACAGGTCGGTACCATGCCTATCGGCAGCAAAATTGAACTTGGCCTGTTGCGTGACGGTAAACCAGTAACGGTAACCGTAGAGCTGCAGCAAAGTAATCAGACTCAGGTTGACTCAAGCACCATCTTCAACGGTATTGAAGGTGCGGAAATGAGCAACAAGGGTCAGGATAAAGGCGTCACGGTGAGCAACGTGAAGGCGGGGACTCCGGCTGCGCAGATTGGCCTGAAGAAAGGCGATATTATCGTTGGCGCTAACCAGCAGCCGGTGAAAAATATTGCTGACCTGCGCAAAATCTTCGACGCTAAACCTTCGGTTCTGGCGCTGAACATTCAGCGTGGTGATACCTCTATTTACCTGCTGATGCAGTAA
- the dgt gene encoding dGTPase, with translation MAKIDFRNKINWRRRYRSPQGVETEHEILRIFESDRGRIVNSPAIRRLQQKTQVFPLERNAAVRTRLTHSLEVQQVGRYIAKEVLSRLKEQKLLESYGLDELTGPFESIVEMACLMHDIGNPPFGHFGEAAINDWFSQRLFPGDAASQPLTEDRCVVEALRLQEGDSQLNELRRKVRQDLCWFEGNAQGIRLVHTLMRMNLTWAQVGCILKYTRPAWWRGEPPASHSYLMKKPGYYLAEEGYVARLRKELDLAPYNRFPLTWIMEAADDISYCVADLEDAVEKRIFSVEQLYQHLYEAWGVHEKGSLFNMVVENAWDKSRANSLSRSTEDQFFMYLRVNTLNKLVPYAARRFIDNLPRIFTGDFNHALLEDESDCSQLLELYKNVAVKHVFSHPDVEQLELQGYRVISGLLDIYQPLLKLSLDEFSLLVEKERVRSLPIASRLFQKLSTRHRLAYVEAVNKIPRDSAEFPLWEYYYRCRLIQDYISGMTDLYAWDEYRRLMAVE, from the coding sequence ATGGCAAAGATCGATTTTCGTAACAAGATTAACTGGCGTCGCCGCTATCGTTCACCGCAAGGGGTTGAGACGGAACATGAAATCCTGCGCATTTTCGAAAGCGATCGCGGGCGTATTGTTAACTCGCCGGCGATCCGCCGATTGCAGCAAAAAACGCAGGTATTCCCGCTAGAGCGTAACGCGGCGGTGCGCACCCGTCTGACCCACTCTCTTGAAGTTCAGCAGGTTGGCCGCTATATCGCTAAAGAAGTGCTAAGTCGTCTAAAAGAACAGAAGCTGCTGGAGAGCTATGGGCTGGATGAGCTAACCGGTCCATTTGAAAGTATCGTCGAGATGGCCTGCTTGATGCACGACATCGGCAATCCGCCGTTTGGCCATTTTGGCGAAGCGGCAATCAACGACTGGTTCAGCCAGCGGCTGTTCCCCGGCGATGCCGCCAGCCAGCCGCTAACCGAAGACCGTTGCGTGGTCGAAGCGCTGCGTTTGCAGGAGGGGGATAGCCAATTAAATGAACTACGCCGCAAGGTTCGCCAGGATTTGTGCTGGTTTGAAGGAAATGCGCAGGGAATTCGTTTAGTGCATACCCTGATGCGGATGAATCTGACCTGGGCGCAGGTGGGCTGTATACTTAAATATACCCGTCCGGCGTGGTGGCGAGGGGAACCGCCTGCCAGCCACAGTTATTTAATGAAGAAACCAGGTTATTATTTAGCTGAAGAGGGCTATGTTGCGAGGTTGCGTAAAGAACTGGATCTGGCTCCTTACAATCGGTTCCCATTAACGTGGATTATGGAAGCCGCAGATGACATCTCGTATTGCGTTGCTGACCTTGAGGATGCGGTAGAAAAACGTATTTTCAGCGTGGAGCAGCTATATCAGCATCTTTACGAGGCTTGGGGGGTACACGAAAAAGGCTCTTTGTTTAACATGGTTGTTGAAAATGCCTGGGATAAATCTCGTGCGAATTCTCTTAGTCGAAGTACTGAAGATCAGTTCTTTATGTATTTACGGGTCAATACGCTGAATAAGCTGGTACCGTATGCGGCGCGTCGCTTTATTGATAATTTGCCAAGGATCTTTACCGGTGATTTTAATCACGCGCTGCTTGAAGACGAAAGTGATTGCAGCCAGTTGCTTGAGCTTTATAAAAATGTTGCTGTAAAACATGTATTTAGCCATCCAGATGTTGAGCAACTGGAATTGCAAGGCTATCGTGTTATTAGCGGCCTGTTGGATATCTACCAGCCGTTGTTAAAATTATCGCTGGATGAGTTTAGTCTGTTGGTGGAAAAAGAACGGGTACGAAGTTTGCCGATCGCCTCACGCTTGTTCCAGAAACTTTCGACTCGCCATCGTCTGGCCTACGTAGAAGCCGTAAATAAGATCCCGCGCGATAGCGCTGAATTTCCGCTATGGGAATATTATTATCGCTGTCGTCTCATTCAGGACTATATCAGCGGAATGACGGACTTGTATGCATGGGATGAATATCGGCGATTGATGGCTGTAGAATAA
- the mtnN gene encoding 5'-methylthioadenosine/S-adenosylhomocysteine nucleosidase, which translates to MKIGIIGAMEEEVTLLRDKIDNRQTITIGGSEIYTGQLQGTDVALLKSGIGKVAAAMGATLLMEHCKPDVIINTGSAGGLASTLKVGDIVVSDEARYHDADVTAFGYEYGQLPGCPAGFKADEKLIAAAETCIKELNLNAVRGLIVSGDAFINGSVGLAKIRQNFPQAVAVEMEATAIAHVCHSYGVPFVVVRAISDVADQQSHLSFDEFLAVAAKQSTLMVENLVQRLARG; encoded by the coding sequence ATGAAAATCGGCATTATTGGCGCTATGGAAGAAGAAGTTACCCTTCTGCGCGACAAAATCGACAACCGCCAGACCATCACTATCGGCGGTAGCGAAATCTATACCGGACAACTTCAAGGTACCGACGTCGCTCTGTTGAAGTCGGGTATTGGTAAAGTGGCCGCCGCCATGGGCGCAACCCTGCTGATGGAACACTGCAAACCGGATGTGATTATTAATACCGGTTCGGCGGGCGGGCTGGCATCTACCCTGAAGGTTGGCGATATCGTTGTTTCTGACGAAGCGCGCTACCACGATGCTGACGTCACCGCATTCGGTTATGAATATGGCCAGCTTCCGGGCTGCCCTGCCGGTTTTAAAGCTGATGAAAAACTCATTGCCGCCGCGGAAACCTGCATCAAAGAGCTGAATCTTAACGCAGTACGCGGTCTGATTGTCAGCGGCGACGCCTTTATCAACGGTTCCGTCGGCCTGGCGAAAATCCGTCAGAACTTCCCGCAGGCCGTGGCGGTCGAGATGGAAGCAACGGCCATCGCTCACGTCTGCCACAGCTACGGCGTGCCGTTTGTTGTCGTTCGCGCCATTTCCGATGTTGCCGACCAACAGTCCCATCTGAGCTTCGACGAGTTCCTCGCCGTTGCCGCAAAGCAGTCCACCCTGATGGTGGAAAACCTGGTGCAGCGCCTGGCTCGTGGCTAA